The sequence TTGAATGATGACACGGGCGCCGGGATGCTttgcagccatggcttgAGCAGCCCTCAGAGGTGTGACAGGATCAAGTCGATtcgagaggaagagaataGGGGCTGCTGGATGGCCCGATTTCAGGGATGGGTCGGGCTTTGGCGTGGTAAATGGGCCTTTGAACTGCCACTTGGGACGAAATCGCCAGCTGGAGCAGGGCAGGCGGATAGTAGCCCATGTGGCACCAAAGAGGCTAGATGTGCTCATTTGACGATTCACGTACTTGCGCCACCAAGAAACGTCCTTGTCAGTAATGTCGTCGCCGTCAACGCAAACGACAGCGCTTTGCGATTCTATTTTCCAAACAAGCTGGGGGTTAGTGAAGTTGGCGATAGGACATGCGTCTTTCATGACCGGCATCAAGCCCGAGCTCAAAGCCAGGATAGCCATATCACTAATGTTGCCGGATATGAAGCTGTCCAACTGCTTGGCAAGTACCTTGAACCCCTTCAAAGGGGTGTAAAGTATCGAGCCAATGAGGGAGCGGACGTCCGACCcggtgacgatgacgacgtcGCCGGAGTCTAGCAGCACGGGCTTGGGCCTCTGGTCCAGGTCTAAAAAGAAGCGGTCGAGGCGACGGCGTATATCGGATGCCCCATGGGTGTCTGATTCGCGGGCCAAGGCGCAGACTTCGGGGCCGGCAGCGGCACAACCCTCTAAGAAGGTGTCAAAGATCTCATCGGTGTCAACGGTGTTTGTGAGCCAGCCCTAATAGAAGTACAAAGAGAAATTTTGTCAGCGGAGCCTTTTGAGAGCACGGGAATACCATTGTCCTTGTTGGTAACGTACCGGACCGGTCGAATAATCCTCGACATCGCATACTCCGTCAAGAATGAGACGGCCAACTCGGCCAGGAAACATGGAAGCAAAATAATTGCCAAGAATGGTTCCATAGGAAAAGCCAATATACTGGAGACGTGGAACATCTCCAGGCTCATCACGAAGCTCAGCTGGCGTCCTTTTGCGAGCAGATCGCTTCTTAAGCTCTTCTCGCATATCGTCAGGGTCCTGAGCTTCCGGGGCCTCTCCATTTTCGTTTTGCTTccgagcagcagcgtccCTCTTACGCAGATCATCAATTTTGTCGACCATCTCGACCATATCGCGGGCAACATTCGGAGTCCCGGCAAAGGCCATGGCGTCGCCGGCCTGAACGCAGCGCTGGCCAAAAGCGTCCATGATGGCAAGGCTGTAAGCAATAGAGTTGTCGCCGTTGGTGAGGGGCCCATTGCCGCGGGCTTCTAGGATGAAAGCATCTCGCGACACGACGCTGCCGTCGAAGCAGTCGGAAGTGGGGAGCGTGTAGCCGATGCCGCGAGGGTCAAAGCTGAGGATTTCATAATGGCGACGGCCT comes from Trichoderma asperellum chromosome 3, complete sequence and encodes:
- a CDS encoding uncharacterized protein (EggNog:ENOG41~SECRETED:SignalP(1-19)~MEROPS:MER0000440), translating into MRLCFRLLLAGCYSTLAIAGIGVSPLAAPFDPFDWDTITPSDDLEYHDCYEQFKCARLQVPLDWLNETDTRVATIAMIKLPAVVPDDDPTFGGSIFFNPGGPGGSGVTVMLSMGHYLRNTVDKPGRRHYEILSFDPRGIGYTLPTSDCFDGSVVSRDAFILEARGNGPLTNGDNSIAYSLAIMDAFGQRCVQAGDAMAFAGTPNVARDMVEMVDKIDDLRKRDAAARKQNENGEAPEAQDPDDMREELKKRSARKRTPAELRDEPGDVPRLQYIGFSYGTILGNYFASMFPGRVGRLILDGVCDVEDYSTGPGWLTNTVDTDEIFDTFLEGCAAAGPEVCALARESDTHGASDIRRRLDRFFLDLDQRPKPVLLDSGDVVIVTGSDVRSLIGSILYTPLKGFKVLAKQLDSFISGNISDMAILALSSGLMPVMKDACPIANFTNPQLVWKIESQSAVVCVDGDDITDKDVSWWRKYVNRQMSTSSLFGATWATIRLPCSSWRFRPKWQFKGPFTTPKPDPSLKSGHPAAPILFLSNRLDPVTPLRAAQAMAAKHPGARVIIQEAMGHCAVASAPSSCTKNVVADYFESGIIPADVSTCNIECGPWDTSCSLTNANITGDVDAQAAASWFNGEERIWRRMSPLGVL